A segment of the Sulfurovum indicum genome:
AAGCGGCTTTGTCGGAAGTTATCTGAAAACCGTTTTTCAAAAAAACAGATATGAGATCGTGGCTTTAAACAGCAGGGAAATGCGTAATGAACCTCTTCAGATAGCGAAGATGATAGAAGGGGCTTCCGTACTGATCAACCTTGCCGGTGCTCCTGTTATTCACAGGTGGAGTGAAGCCTATAAAAAAGTACTCTATGAGAGCCGTATAAAAACGACTGCAAAAGTGGTAGAAGCGATACGATTGCTGAAGCAGAAACCGAAGATACTCTTCTCAACTTCAGCAGTGGGTATATATGCAACGGGAGGACCCATGAGTGAGTCAAACTATACTTATGGTAATAACTTTTTGGCAACGATCTGTAAAGACTGGGAAGCAGAGGCGATGAAGGCCCAGGAGATGACAAGAGTCGTCATATTCCGTTTCGGTATCGTACTCGGTAAAAATGGCGGAGCCCTTGAAAAAATGCTGCCCTCGTTTAAATTGGGGATTGCAGGGACAATAGGAGACGGCAGTGAAGCTTTCAGTTGGGTGCATATAAACGATCTTGCCAGAGCCTATCTGTTTGTATTGGATCATACGAACATGGAAGGCGTTTACAATCTTACATCACCTAACCCTGTAACCAACAAGGTCCTCACGAAAACTTTGGGAAGGAT
Coding sequences within it:
- a CDS encoding TIGR01777 family oxidoreductase translates to MQKIAIVGASGFVGSYLKTVFQKNRYEIVALNSREMRNEPLQIAKMIEGASVLINLAGAPVIHRWSEAYKKVLYESRIKTTAKVVEAIRLLKQKPKILFSTSAVGIYATGGPMSESNYTYGNNFLATICKDWEAEAMKAQEMTRVVIFRFGIVLGKNGGALEKMLPSFKLGIAGTIGDGSEAFSWVHINDLARAYLFVLDHTNMEGVYNLTSPNPVTNKVLTKTLGRILHRPTLIPLPAFVLKLFFSEGATVLTEGQNVIPERLIQEGFSFEFEEIEDALREVLNN